The proteins below come from a single Eubacterium limosum genomic window:
- a CDS encoding phosphoribosylaminoimidazolecarboxamide formyltransferase, with protein sequence MKELELKYGCNPNQKPARIFMKDGELPLQVLNGKPGFINLLDAFNSWQLVRELKEATGLPSATSFKHVSPAGAAVYVPLTDVEKKMYFIEDMELTPVATAYIRARGSDRMSSYGDFIALSDECDAACARYISMEVSDGIIAPSFSEEALALLSEKKKGNYVILQIDADYEPASLEYKDVFGITFEQARNNQAITEALFQKIPTKNQTLSASDRVNLLIALVTLKYTQSNSVCYVKDGQAIGIGAGQQSRVHCTRLAGNKADNWALRHHEKVLNLPFKENMQRANRDNAIDVYISDDAEDILTDDVWPEFFTSKPEPLSREEKKAWLSQISGVALGSDAFFPFGDNIERAHKSGVTCIAQSGGSIRDDLVIEACDKYNISMAMTGIRLFHH encoded by the coding sequence ATGAAAGAACTGGAATTAAAGTATGGCTGTAATCCCAATCAGAAGCCTGCCCGCATTTTCATGAAGGATGGTGAGCTTCCGCTTCAGGTGTTAAACGGAAAGCCCGGCTTCATCAACCTGCTGGACGCCTTTAACAGCTGGCAGCTCGTCAGGGAATTAAAGGAAGCCACAGGCCTGCCGAGCGCCACAAGCTTTAAACACGTCAGCCCTGCCGGCGCCGCTGTGTATGTTCCCCTGACCGACGTCGAAAAGAAAATGTACTTTATTGAGGACATGGAGCTCACCCCTGTCGCCACAGCCTATATCCGGGCAAGAGGCAGTGACCGCATGTCAAGCTATGGCGACTTTATCGCCCTGAGCGACGAATGTGACGCGGCCTGCGCCCGTTATATTTCGATGGAAGTCAGCGATGGTATCATCGCCCCTTCATTCTCGGAGGAGGCTTTAGCGCTGTTATCCGAAAAGAAAAAAGGGAATTATGTTATTCTCCAGATCGATGCCGATTATGAGCCCGCTTCACTGGAATATAAGGATGTTTTTGGCATAACCTTTGAACAGGCCAGAAACAATCAGGCCATCACCGAGGCGCTGTTTCAGAAAATTCCAACCAAAAACCAGACGCTCAGCGCTTCGGACCGCGTCAATCTCCTGATCGCACTGGTCACCCTAAAATACACTCAGTCAAATTCCGTCTGCTATGTCAAGGATGGACAGGCCATCGGCATCGGCGCCGGGCAGCAGTCCCGTGTCCACTGCACTCGCCTGGCGGGTAATAAAGCAGATAACTGGGCGCTGCGTCACCACGAAAAGGTGCTGAACCTCCCTTTTAAGGAAAATATGCAGCGGGCTAACCGGGACAATGCCATCGATGTCTATATTTCAGACGACGCTGAGGACATTTTGACCGATGATGTATGGCCAGAGTTCTTTACAAGCAAACCCGAGCCCTTATCCCGTGAGGAAAAGAAAGCCTGGTTGTCCCAGATAAGCGGTGTCGCGCTGGGCAGTGATGCCTTTTTCCCCTTTGGCGATAATATTGAACGCGCGCACAAAAGCGGCGTCACCTGTATTGCCCAGTCCGGCGGCTCGATCAGAGATGACCTTGTCATTGAAGCCTGTGACAAATACAATATCTCCATGGCCATGACCGGAATCCGCTTATTCCATCATTAA
- a CDS encoding class I SAM-dependent methyltransferase, whose protein sequence is MNPILKALGKNWYKEIWSLDIKNQSWVENTADEVDFIIKTLKLNGTEKILDMACGFGRHSLEFARRGYEVVGVDITKDYVEDAIKSARQEELENVAFIRADLRELNFESEFDVVLNLADGAIGYLENENENNKIFDQIARALKPGGKHFMEIANAEYADHHFPCTAWDIGEKAISLSKFEWDREKRTYIFGNWDFVYGEVATKPKFEYGTPLRIYTIEELKKIMDERGINVISSFCDYYGKTASCDDFQLILFSVKKP, encoded by the coding sequence GTGAATCCAATCTTAAAAGCATTAGGAAAAAACTGGTATAAAGAAATATGGAGCCTGGACATCAAAAACCAGTCGTGGGTAGAAAATACAGCTGATGAAGTTGATTTTATTATAAAAACCTTAAAGTTGAACGGTACGGAAAAAATTCTTGATATGGCCTGTGGCTTTGGCAGGCATTCATTGGAATTTGCTCGAAGAGGGTATGAGGTTGTCGGTGTGGATATTACTAAAGACTATGTGGAGGATGCCATAAAAAGCGCTAGGCAGGAAGAATTGGAAAATGTAGCCTTTATCCGGGCTGATTTACGAGAATTAAATTTTGAAAGCGAATTTGATGTTGTGCTGAATTTAGCTGATGGCGCAATCGGTTATCTGGAAAATGAAAATGAAAATAATAAAATTTTTGATCAGATTGCGAGGGCATTAAAACCCGGCGGAAAGCATTTTATGGAAATAGCCAATGCAGAATATGCAGACCATCATTTTCCATGTACAGCATGGGACATTGGAGAAAAAGCAATATCTTTATCAAAATTTGAGTGGGACAGAGAAAAAAGGACCTATATTTTTGGAAATTGGGATTTTGTATATGGTGAAGTAGCTACAAAACCCAAATTTGAATATGGGACACCGCTCAGAATCTATACAATTGAAGAACTGAAAAAAATAATGGATGAGAGAGGAATCAATGTGATCAGCTCATTTTGTGATTATTATGGAAAAACAGCCTCTTGCGATGATTTTCAGTTAATACTGTTCTCTGTCAAAAAACCATAA
- a CDS encoding TIM barrel protein: MKKMINMTVFNHDMDRFENQDALKDFYKSRGLDGLELQVLWNERLPEKIPQEDVVGVHLRMFPCWMDLWRNDEAALLKEFDKPENWETYYEGRDKSCILNRLEKELETAQALNAEYVVFHVSDCRFTETYHNVFHYSDEAVIDASCEVINTLLDGKNYTFKFLVENLWWPGLTLTRPEMTERLLRGIHTDKKGIMFDTGHLLHTNLELRTEKEGIDYINKMLDAHGVLCDYIYGMHLQQSLTGAYVQSIVQNPPDLKESFWDRFWQCSEHIFKIDAHLPFRHPEVKALIQRISPEYLTLELVSADSAEHGQKLDQQLLALK, from the coding sequence ATGAAAAAAATGATTAATATGACCGTGTTCAACCATGATATGGACCGGTTTGAAAACCAGGATGCCCTGAAAGACTTTTACAAGTCCCGCGGGCTGGACGGCCTGGAGCTTCAGGTGTTATGGAATGAGCGCCTTCCTGAGAAAATACCGCAGGAGGATGTTGTGGGGGTGCACCTGAGAATGTTTCCCTGTTGGATGGATCTTTGGCGTAATGACGAAGCAGCCCTGCTGAAGGAGTTTGATAAACCGGAAAACTGGGAGACATACTATGAGGGAAGGGATAAATCCTGTATCCTCAACCGTTTAGAAAAGGAGCTGGAAACAGCGCAGGCGCTGAACGCCGAGTATGTGGTGTTCCATGTCTCGGACTGCCGTTTTACAGAGACCTACCACAATGTATTTCATTACAGCGACGAGGCAGTGATTGACGCGAGCTGTGAGGTGATCAATACGCTTTTGGACGGTAAAAATTACACATTTAAATTCCTGGTCGAGAACCTCTGGTGGCCAGGCCTGACCCTTACCCGACCGGAAATGACGGAGCGGCTGCTGAGGGGAATACATACCGATAAAAAGGGGATCATGTTCGATACCGGCCATTTACTGCATACCAATTTAGAACTGAGGACAGAAAAGGAAGGCATTGATTACATCAACAAAATGCTTGATGCCCACGGAGTGCTTTGTGATTATATTTATGGAATGCATCTCCAGCAGTCACTCACAGGAGCGTATGTCCAGAGCATTGTTCAGAATCCGCCAGATTTAAAGGAGTCCTTTTGGGATCGCTTTTGGCAGTGTTCAGAGCATATTTTTAAGATTGACGCCCATTTGCCCTTTAGGCATCCTGAGGTAAAAGCGCTGATACAGAGAATATCGCCCGAATACCTGACGCTTGAACTTGTAAGCGCCGACTCAGCTGAGCATGGGCAGAAG